A single genomic interval of Electrophorus electricus isolate fEleEle1 chromosome 2, fEleEle1.pri, whole genome shotgun sequence harbors:
- the mnx2a gene encoding motor neuron and pancreas homeobox 2a gives MDKSKNFRIDALLAEESQRIIRDGSPRSDPDETKPLICKRPENSPLRGSSGAVQQQTGIVPKPGLLNISHPGLTSLSQGTMPGMYPAPMYSITALGAQHPAFTYSGFTQPYPEHLKAAAIAGQFPLEHWLRAGIMMPRLADFNGSPQSGVMGKCRRPRTAFTSQQLLELENQFKVNKYLSRPKRFEVATSLMLTETQVKIWFQNRRMKWKRSRKAKEQAPQLEADSGKRAGKAGDGRRCSAHDDDEELEEEEEEDEGFGGPLSTAVGLSHAADFLQHSSELSYSSHGSYSDDDLEEIGVDRKLGVGL, from the exons ATGGATAAGTCTAAGAACTTTCGAATCGATGCTTTACTGGCGGAGGAATCGCAACGGATAATTCGGGACGGTTCTCCGCGCAGTGATCCAGACGAAACCAAGCCCTTGATATGCAAACGGCCAGAAAATTCTCCTCTTCGAGGTAGTTCGGGTGCAGTCCAGCAGCAAACAGGAATCGTACCCAAACCCGGCTTGCTGAACATCTCCCATCCGGGACTAACTTCTTTATCCCAAGGAACGATGCCAGGAATGTATCCCGCGCCTATGTACTCTATTACGGCTCTAGGAGCGCAGCATCCCGCTTTCACGTACTCCGGATTTACGCAGCCCTATCCGGAGCACCTGAAAGCAGCGGCCATCGCGGGACAGTTCCCCTTAGAGCACTGGTTACGGGCCGGAATAATGATGCCTCGACTTGCAGATTTTAATG GGTCACCCCAGTCAGGAGTCATGGGCAAGTGCCGAAGACCTCGCACTGCCTTCACCAGCCAGCAGCTTCTGGAGCTGGAAAACCAGTTCAAAGTGAACAAGTACCTGTCCCGACCCAAGCGCTTTGAAGTGGCCACCTCACTAATGCTGACTGAAACACAG GTTAAGATCTGGTTCCAGAACCGGCGCATGAAGTGGAAACGCAGCCGCAAAGCCAAAGAGCAGGCGCCGCAGCTGGAGGCCGACAGCGGCAAGCGAGCCGGCAAAGCCGGAGACGGCCGCCGCTGCAGCGCCCACGACGATGACGAGGAgctggaagaggaagaggaagaggacgaaGGGTTTGGAGGGCCCCTAAGTACTGCAGTGGGTCTCTCGCATGCCGCAGACTTTCTCCAACACAGTTCTGAACTAAGTTACAGCTCTCATGGGTCTTATTCAGACGACGACCTGGAGGAGATTGGCGTGGACAGGAAACTTGGAGTTGGGCTATGA